One Varibaculum prostatecancerukia genomic window, CCGGCTGAATGTTAACGAAAATCCCTATCCGCCCAGCCCCGGGATGATCGCCGACATTACTCAGGCGGTTGCGCGCGCAGCGGAGGGCTTAAACCGCTATCCGGATCGGGATTTCACCGCCCTGCGGAAGGCTTTAGCCGGTTATGTGCGCCGCGAATCGGGGCTCAGTTTCCCGGTCGAGCAAATCTGGGCTGCGAATGGCTCTAATGAGGTAATGGCGCAACTGTTGGGCGCCTATGCCGGTCCCGGCCGTACGGTTTTGGGAACAGAATATTCCTACTCGATGTATCCCGAGTACGTGCGGGGCGCGCACTCCCGCTATGTTAGGGTTCCGCGGCGCAGCGACTATAACGTAGATGTGGATGCTCTACTCCAGGGGCTGCGGGAAGTTAGCCCTAGCGTGTTGCTGCTGGCAAACCCAAATAATCCGACCGGTACCGCTAGCAGCGAAGCGGAACTAATACAGATTTTGCAGCAAGCTAGAGAAACCGGGCCGGTTATCGATGACAGACGCACCGCTACCGTGGTGGTAGTTGACGAGGCCTACGCAGAGTTTCGCAGCCCGGGTCAGCCCAGCGCCCTCGCCCTCTTGGAAAAATTCCCTCACCTGGTAGTTTCCCGTACCATGTCGAAATCTTTTGGAATGGCAGGGCTGCGCCTAGGCTACCTGGTGGCGGCACCAGAGGTGATTGCCGATATTATGCGGGTACGTTTGCCCTATCACCTCTCGGCGCTGACTCAGGCGGCCGCGATTGCGGCTTTAGGGCACGCGGAGGAGCAGCTACGTCAGTTGGCCGAGCTGCGCGAGCGCCGCGACAACTTGGCGTCTTGGCTGGAGAGTAAAGGCTACACCGTGCCTCGAACCCAAGCTAACTTTGTGCTTTTTGGACCGTTCCCGGATCGACACCAAATATTTAGTGATTTATTGGATCGCGGAGTCCTGATCCGAGAAGTCGGTCCGGAAGGATTTTTACGGGTAAGTATCGGCACCAGCCAAGAAGACCAGGCATTTCGCCAGGCACTAGAGGAGGTAACCAGATGAGTCGCAGCGGAAAAATAACGCGCAAAACCGCGGAATCGGAAATCACGGTCGAGATCAACCTAGATGGCACCGGTAAAAGCGAGATTAGTACCGGGGTTCCGTTCTATGACCATATGCTCACCGCCCTTTCAAAACATTCCTTGATTGATATGAACATTGCCGCTCGCGGGGATATTGACGTCGATGTGCACCACACGGTAGAAGATACTGCTATTTGCCTCGGCGCCGCGCTGCGCCAAGCCCTGGGGAACAAGGCCGGGATTCGCCGCTTTGCCGATGCCACCGTGCCCCTAGATGAGGCGCTAGCCCGGGCGGTAGTAGATGTGGCCGGACGCCCCTATTGCGTACATAGCGGAGAGCCAGCCGGCCAAGAATATCACCTGATAGGCGGACACTTTACCGGGTCAATGACCCGTCATGTGTGGGAATCTTTCGCCTATAACGCCGGGATTTGTCTGCACGTTGAGGTAATTGCGGGGCGCGATCCGCACCATATCGTAGAAGCACAGTTCAAAGCAGTCGCCCGGGCGCTGCGGGGAGCGGTGGAAACCGATCCTCGGGTTAGCGGGATTCCTTCCACTAAGGGCGCTCTGTGAACGCCGGGAAACTTCCGGAAGAGGACGATCCGCGCGATAAAGATCCGCGCGAGGAAGAGCCTTTGCGGGATAAAGAATCTAAGCCGGAGGACTACTTCGACCAAGTAATCGCGCAGTCGGGGATTAGGGGCGAAGACGTAGACGGTTTCGGTAAAGAGGTTGACCAGGATTTGCAGGCCTGGCAGCATTTAGAGGCGCTATCTCCGGAAGCCGGGGATGTGGCACTGGTATTAACGAACTTGCTAGAGCCGGTGCCGCTGGCCACTATGATGGCGGCTCATGAGATTGATGCCCGGATCGTGGAAACCGAGTCTGGGTGTGTAGTGTGGAAACGCCTAACTCCCACCCCCGATGATGAGCTAGAGGCACTGCTCGGTGACGAACGTCCAGTATCGCCCGAGGCCGAAGAACTGGCGCTCGCGGTATCAAAAATCACCCCCTATGGGGCGGTCCTATTTGTGTCTACTTTGCGTTCGGACTCCGATGATGATCCCGGCGTGCAGGGACAAATCACGGCGCGCGTCTACTATGACGGGCATTTTGACCGCACTATTCCCGCTGGCCCCCTGGTGTCATGTGCTGATGAACGCGTAGAAGATCTGTTGCTGGGGCGGACTTCTCCCGAGGACTATCCCCAGATTCGTCCGCCTCGCCTGCGGGATTTACCGGGACTT contains:
- a CDS encoding histidinol-phosphate transaminase, which translates into the protein MGARKERASMEQSPLLPLREELAQVTPYGAPQLDVAARLNVNENPYPPSPGMIADITQAVARAAEGLNRYPDRDFTALRKALAGYVRRESGLSFPVEQIWAANGSNEVMAQLLGAYAGPGRTVLGTEYSYSMYPEYVRGAHSRYVRVPRRSDYNVDVDALLQGLREVSPSVLLLANPNNPTGTASSEAELIQILQQARETGPVIDDRRTATVVVVDEAYAEFRSPGQPSALALLEKFPHLVVSRTMSKSFGMAGLRLGYLVAAPEVIADIMRVRLPYHLSALTQAAAIAALGHAEEQLRQLAELRERRDNLASWLESKGYTVPRTQANFVLFGPFPDRHQIFSDLLDRGVLIREVGPEGFLRVSIGTSQEDQAFRQALEEVTR
- the hisB gene encoding imidazoleglycerol-phosphate dehydratase HisB → MSRSGKITRKTAESEITVEINLDGTGKSEISTGVPFYDHMLTALSKHSLIDMNIAARGDIDVDVHHTVEDTAICLGAALRQALGNKAGIRRFADATVPLDEALARAVVDVAGRPYCVHSGEPAGQEYHLIGGHFTGSMTRHVWESFAYNAGICLHVEVIAGRDPHHIVEAQFKAVARALRGAVETDPRVSGIPSTKGAL